The genomic region CTTGCTATGCCTATCAGCGATGCACGCTTGCAACCCCTGCGAGAACTTTCCAAACATATTTCCATTCTTTGCGGTGGCATTGAACTCTCTGATGATTTTGCTGTCTATAACTCCGCTTTCTTTTTTGAAGACGGTATAGGCAAAACCGTTCATCGCAAAATCTACCTGCCAACCTACGGCATGTTCGAAGAACTGCGCTACTTTCACGCTGGTCAACGCATCGAACCATTTGAATCACGTCGGCTAGGCAAAGTGGGTATTGCTATCTGTGAGGACAACTGGCACGTGAGTGTGCCGCTGCTGCATGCCTTACAAGGCGCAAAAGTCATTGTCTCTATGGTTAATAGCCCTTTGCGTATTGATTTTGCAAAAGGCGAGATTGCTGTGGCAGGTATTTGGCAACGTCTGACCCGCACCTATGCTGAACTCTTTTCCGTCTATGTCGTCTTTGTCAGCCGTGTAGGCAACGAAGATGGCTTGTCGTACTGGGGTGGCTCAG from [Chlorobium] sp. 445 harbors:
- a CDS encoding acyltransferase — its product is MSVKLRLAQHDCTLANFAENLNKHIALCEQAIRDGVEFIAFPELSLTGYLVQDAAQDLAMPISDARLQPLRELSKHISILCGGIELSDDFAVYNSAFFFEDGIGKTVHRKIYLPTYGMFEELRYFHAGQRIEPFESRRLGKVGIAICEDNWHVSVPLLHALQGAKVIVSMVNSPLRIDFAKGEIAVAGIWQRLTRTYAELFSVYVVFVSRVGNEDGLSYWGGSEVISPEGIQVAALPRFAEATLDCEINLNAVKRARLRSSHFLDEDVRLIAAELQRILNKA